A genomic segment from Spongiibacter sp. IMCC21906 encodes:
- a CDS encoding cytochrome c5 family protein, with translation MKLYAITMLTGLVAGITGCGKDPRLEKGEAVFVANCKVCHAQGINGAPIVGNIKMWGPRLEQGHEVLVSHAITGYGLMPARAGRLDLSDENISNAVLYMMSTVENQ, from the coding sequence ATGAAGCTCTACGCTATTACCATGCTGACGGGGTTGGTGGCTGGCATAACTGGGTGTGGTAAGGACCCTCGGCTTGAAAAAGGGGAGGCTGTGTTTGTGGCTAACTGCAAAGTCTGCCACGCCCAAGGCATAAACGGCGCGCCGATTGTTGGCAACATCAAGATGTGGGGACCAAGGTTAGAGCAGGGACACGAGGTTTTAGTGTCCCATGCAATTACGGGTTACGGTTTGATGCCTGCTCGAGCCGGCAGGCTTGATTTAAGCGATGAAAATATTTCTAACGCTGTGCTTTATATGATGTCCACCGTGGAAAACCAATAG
- a CDS encoding globin family protein translates to MTPVQKELVQSSFTKVEPISDTAAELFYARLFELDPSLKPMFSGDMEQQGKKLMTMLATAVRSLDNLDALVPVVKRLGERHVAYGVQTGHYVTVGNALLDTLDKGLGDDFTPEVKEAWTVVYGVLSSTMIAAADEVQAQ, encoded by the coding sequence ATGACACCTGTACAAAAAGAGTTGGTACAAAGCAGTTTTACAAAAGTTGAGCCTATTTCAGATACAGCGGCGGAGCTATTTTATGCTCGCTTGTTTGAACTGGATCCGTCTTTAAAACCCATGTTTTCGGGGGATATGGAACAACAGGGTAAAAAGTTGATGACCATGTTAGCTACCGCAGTACGCTCACTGGATAATTTAGATGCCTTGGTCCCCGTCGTAAAACGCTTGGGTGAACGCCACGTTGCTTACGGTGTACAAACGGGGCATTACGTTACGGTGGGCAATGCCTTGCTAGATACCTTGGACAAAGGTTTGGGGGATGATTTTACCCCCGAGGTAAAAGAAGCGTGGACGGTGGTGTATGGGGTGCTGTCCAGTACCATGATTGCCGCTGCGGATGAGGTGCAGGCTCAGTAG
- a CDS encoding acyl-CoA thioesterase II yields MTRFQELIDNVSPITSDQNHRFHCAVDASWLQGRTAFGGLTAALLAKALSKDLESSRRLRALSVNFIGPTSPGNHELHTRSLRDGGSVSHRYGELICNGDIAVNASAAFGVDRASTVVESSNSKPEARPPEDCQDLPQIDGVTPAFTQHFDIRLAHGAWPFSGSDTADYAVWIRFKDSAPMDIYRLIALGDVPPIPGLNRVKFPSMGSSLSWYLECPNDVTDQATDDWWYYDYRCQAAANTYYHNSGQLWAPNGKLALLGRQVAMIFEK; encoded by the coding sequence ATGACCCGTTTTCAGGAATTGATCGATAACGTCAGCCCCATAACAAGCGACCAAAATCATCGTTTTCATTGCGCCGTTGACGCGAGTTGGCTTCAAGGGCGCACCGCATTTGGCGGCCTTACTGCAGCCCTACTCGCTAAAGCCTTAAGCAAAGACCTGGAATCCAGTCGCAGACTGCGAGCACTATCGGTTAATTTTATTGGCCCAACGTCCCCCGGAAACCACGAGCTTCATACTCGTTCCTTACGGGACGGCGGTTCCGTCAGCCATCGTTATGGCGAACTGATCTGCAATGGTGATATCGCCGTAAATGCCAGTGCTGCCTTTGGTGTAGACCGCGCGTCGACGGTAGTCGAAAGCAGCAATAGCAAACCTGAAGCCCGCCCCCCGGAGGACTGTCAGGATTTGCCCCAAATCGACGGTGTGACCCCTGCATTCACACAACATTTTGATATACGTTTGGCCCATGGTGCTTGGCCTTTTAGCGGCAGCGACACAGCCGACTATGCAGTGTGGATTCGTTTTAAAGATTCTGCGCCAATGGACATATATCGATTAATTGCCTTGGGGGACGTTCCGCCCATTCCGGGTTTAAATCGCGTGAAATTTCCCAGCATGGGCAGCTCCTTAAGTTGGTATCTGGAATGTCCCAATGATGTTACCGACCAAGCCACTGATGACTGGTGGTATTACGATTATCGTTGTCAAGCGGCAGCGAATACTTATTACCATAATAGCGGTCAGCTTTGGGCACCCAACGGTAAGCTGGCATTGCTTGGCAGGCAAGTCGCCATGATCTTTGAAAAGTAA
- a CDS encoding molybdopterin-dependent oxidoreductase: MSQCTTYTHCTICVACCGLKVTSEDNTVIKIEPDKEAVNWRDFCVRAAESHRSLQHPSRITQPMKRVGDEYVPVPYKQAVKEIAQQLGDIVQRHGPHALGSYTGNPATSNFGAFSFFSLFLDAIGTDNRYFVGSLDQNSHHYVCEEMYELPWAFLQPDVENTDCLLLVGANPAVSELGWVFSVSEGWKKAQAMRARGGTVYVVDPRRTESAAKADCHISPLPETDWALLLAILHVIASNAWHDPAVAEYCENFDELIAMLKAQDVEALSARCEVPVATIEEVARTFSKGSGICLAQTGVGQTSTGSVSLWLSHLLNLITGNMRGKGGLYHNKGGLDMVKTGGEFFPKVHRTSRVNQASSVGGFLPFAEAVTEMLTPGEGQIRAFIIHGGNPVITGPEGEKLNAAMADLDLLIAVDSFQRESHRHADWLIPAPSYLELDEVSILLQEIANAPSLQMLRSAVKKPDGVPYEWEFFRDLTLAMNKPLLLGKPALNWLVKGYSLIAKITGNPYDGFSPKQVAKQMYKTGGQVSYKQIENSPHGYNLDPTIDYEYLTDNLPTESGKVRTLPVDLYARLNALLASPSVRPDKAEYPLQLISRRRKHMMNSWLTEGSMQQMKRPESDIIEVNQEDAARWQLQDGEWVSVSSRVGAVQAQLLVSDKIRPGVAVMSHGWGNNTYNPNKKGDVTPSGGVNRNLLVANDDRDPLTGVPKLNGTSIKIEALQRDVA; encoded by the coding sequence ATGTCTCAATGCACCACCTATACTCACTGTACTATTTGTGTCGCTTGCTGCGGGTTGAAGGTCACCAGCGAGGACAATACCGTCATTAAAATCGAGCCTGATAAAGAAGCGGTTAATTGGCGGGATTTTTGTGTCAGAGCGGCAGAATCCCACCGGTCACTGCAGCACCCCTCACGTATTACCCAGCCCATGAAGCGAGTGGGTGATGAGTATGTGCCTGTACCGTATAAGCAGGCGGTAAAAGAGATTGCGCAGCAGCTTGGTGACATTGTTCAACGTCACGGCCCCCATGCACTGGGGTCGTACACCGGCAACCCTGCCACCAGTAACTTTGGTGCGTTTTCGTTTTTCAGTTTGTTTCTTGATGCAATTGGTACCGATAACCGATATTTCGTTGGCTCCTTAGATCAAAATTCGCACCACTATGTGTGCGAGGAAATGTACGAGCTACCCTGGGCATTTCTGCAACCAGATGTTGAAAATACTGACTGCCTGTTACTGGTCGGTGCTAACCCAGCGGTTAGTGAGTTGGGTTGGGTGTTTTCTGTGAGTGAAGGTTGGAAAAAAGCGCAGGCGATGCGTGCCAGGGGTGGCACAGTCTATGTCGTGGACCCACGTCGTACCGAATCCGCCGCGAAAGCGGATTGTCATATTAGCCCACTCCCAGAGACGGACTGGGCGCTGCTATTGGCGATTTTGCATGTTATTGCCAGCAACGCCTGGCATGACCCGGCTGTAGCAGAGTATTGTGAAAACTTCGACGAATTAATTGCCATGCTGAAAGCTCAGGATGTTGAGGCCTTAAGTGCTCGCTGTGAGGTTCCGGTGGCGACCATTGAGGAAGTGGCGAGAACTTTTTCTAAAGGTAGTGGTATTTGCCTGGCCCAAACTGGGGTTGGTCAAACCAGCACGGGGTCGGTGAGCTTGTGGCTGTCACACTTACTGAACTTGATTACGGGGAATATGCGGGGAAAAGGCGGTCTTTATCATAATAAAGGCGGCCTCGATATGGTGAAAACCGGCGGCGAGTTTTTTCCGAAGGTGCATCGTACAAGCCGAGTGAATCAGGCTTCCTCTGTGGGTGGCTTTTTGCCGTTTGCGGAAGCCGTGACCGAAATGCTAACGCCAGGTGAAGGGCAAATCCGCGCTTTTATTATTCACGGTGGCAACCCCGTTATTACTGGCCCAGAAGGTGAGAAGCTGAATGCCGCTATGGCTGATCTTGATTTGCTTATTGCCGTTGACAGCTTTCAGCGAGAGAGCCACCGTCACGCCGACTGGCTGATTCCTGCGCCTTCTTACTTAGAGTTGGACGAGGTCTCGATCTTATTGCAGGAAATTGCCAATGCACCTTCGCTGCAGATGCTTCGTTCAGCGGTAAAAAAACCCGATGGCGTACCGTATGAGTGGGAGTTTTTCCGGGATCTTACGCTGGCGATGAACAAGCCTCTTTTGTTGGGAAAACCGGCCTTAAACTGGTTGGTAAAAGGCTACTCGCTCATTGCCAAGATAACTGGCAATCCTTACGACGGTTTTAGCCCCAAGCAGGTCGCCAAGCAGATGTATAAAACTGGCGGCCAGGTAAGCTATAAGCAAATTGAAAATAGCCCCCATGGTTATAATCTTGATCCAACGATAGATTACGAGTATCTCACCGATAACCTCCCGACCGAGTCGGGCAAAGTGCGTACATTGCCTGTGGATTTGTATGCACGTCTTAATGCCTTGTTAGCCAGCCCATCGGTGCGGCCAGATAAAGCCGAGTACCCTTTGCAGCTGATTAGTCGTCGGCGCAAGCATATGATGAATTCTTGGCTTACCGAGGGTTCGATGCAGCAAATGAAGAGACCTGAGTCAGATATTATTGAAGTGAATCAGGAGGACGCCGCACGCTGGCAATTGCAAGATGGCGAGTGGGTGTCGGTAAGCTCCAGGGTGGGGGCTGTACAGGCGCAATTGCTGGTTAGTGATAAAATTCGTCCCGGCGTTGCGGTTATGAGCCATGGTTGGGGCAACAACACCTATAACCCCAACAAAAAAGGAGACGTGACCCCTTCTGGGGGAGTCAACCGCAATCTGTTGGTGGCCAACGATGATCGCGATCCTCTCACGGGAGTGCCCAAACTCAATGGCACCTCAATTAAAATAGAAGCTTTGCAGCGAGATGTGGCTTGA
- a CDS encoding membrane protein has protein sequence MQTFPNPINSALTSADDAAKTHALIAYGLMLAGILTGILWLVGAIWAMVKKGDAAGTRFEDHYSNIISTFWWSLLFTIIGVVLTFIVIGYFVLLGVWIWSIYKVIKGLARITSNKPYH, from the coding sequence GTGCAGACCTTCCCTAATCCAATAAACTCCGCCTTAACAAGCGCTGATGACGCCGCAAAGACCCATGCCCTAATCGCCTACGGGCTGATGCTTGCGGGCATACTGACTGGCATTTTGTGGCTGGTTGGCGCTATCTGGGCCATGGTTAAAAAAGGTGACGCAGCCGGAACCCGCTTTGAAGATCACTACAGCAATATTATTTCCACTTTTTGGTGGTCGCTGCTCTTCACCATCATCGGGGTGGTACTGACATTCATTGTTATCGGGTATTTTGTACTGCTTGGCGTCTGGATCTGGTCGATTTATAAAGTGATTAAAGGTTTGGCCAGAATTACTTCTAACAAACCCTATCACTAG
- a CDS encoding IS5 family transposase, producing MSQLTFAEAEYQNKKRKTRRELFLEKMDGLIPWAKLEKKLRKHYPKGENGNPPYPLAIMLRVHCLQLFYNLSDPAMEDALYEIESMRRFAGLRLSDRLPDESTILRFRHFLERYKLGKVIFDTVSAQLRQQGLMMREGTIVDATIIAAPSSTKNQDGERDPEMHQTKKGNEWHFGMKMHIGVDDRDGLIHSIETTAANVHDLTAADQLLHGEEQRVWGDAGYTGIHKRDEFKDRDVDWRIALRPGTRRKLADQLQEMLEGIKASVRAKVEHPFRTIKQQFGYGKVRYRGLAKNTNRLYVLSAFTNLLRAEKYLPS from the coding sequence ATGAGCCAACTGACTTTCGCCGAAGCCGAATACCAAAACAAGAAGCGCAAGACGCGGCGGGAGCTGTTCCTCGAGAAAATGGATGGCTTGATTCCCTGGGCCAAGCTGGAGAAGAAGCTCCGCAAGCACTATCCCAAGGGTGAGAACGGGAATCCGCCGTACCCGCTGGCGATAATGCTTCGGGTTCACTGCCTGCAGCTGTTCTACAACCTCAGTGATCCGGCGATGGAGGATGCCCTGTACGAGATCGAGTCGATGCGCCGCTTTGCCGGGCTCCGTTTGTCTGATCGGCTACCGGATGAAAGCACCATTCTCCGCTTCCGTCATTTTTTAGAACGCTACAAATTGGGCAAAGTGATCTTCGATACCGTGAGCGCCCAGCTGCGCCAGCAGGGTCTGATGATGCGTGAAGGCACCATTGTTGATGCCACGATTATCGCCGCGCCCAGCTCAACCAAGAATCAGGACGGGGAGCGGGATCCGGAGATGCACCAGACAAAGAAAGGCAATGAATGGCACTTTGGCATGAAGATGCATATTGGCGTGGATGACCGGGACGGCTTGATTCACAGCATCGAGACCACAGCCGCGAATGTGCATGATCTCACTGCGGCAGATCAGCTTCTTCACGGAGAAGAGCAGCGGGTCTGGGGTGATGCGGGTTATACCGGCATCCATAAGCGAGATGAGTTTAAAGATCGGGATGTCGATTGGCGTATCGCGCTACGCCCCGGCACCCGGCGCAAGCTGGCTGACCAGCTACAGGAAATGCTGGAGGGAATAAAGGCCAGCGTGCGTGCGAAAGTCGAGCATCCGTTCCGGACGATCAAACAGCAGTTTGGTTATGGGAAGGTTCGCTACCGTGGACTGGCGAAAAACACCAATCGCCTGTATGTCCTCTCGGCGTTTACCAACCTGCTGAGAGCGGAGAAATATCTGCCTTCGTAG